Within the Marixanthomonas sp. SCSIO 43207 genome, the region GCGGTGGAATTTATAAAATTTCAGGAGGTGAAATTCTTTCAAATTCTGAAATAGAAAATGTATCCAACATTTTAATTACTCCCAATCCTGCAAGTAATCAAATTACATTACAAACAAAAAACGCTTTGATTTCAGAAATTAAAATTATCGATGTGAAAGGAAGTATTTTATATTCTGAAAAAACAAACCTTGTTAATAGCAAACAAATTTCAGTATCACGTTTTTCAAAAGGTATTTACTTTTTAAATGTTGTTACTGAAAATGGAAAAAGAATGGTAAAAAAAGTAGTGATTCAATAAATTAATATGCAGCCTCAAAAAGGAAACTTATACTTAATACCTTGTACATTAGGAGATACACCTCCACTTGAAGTTTTACCGTTATTGGTAAAAAAAGCTGTTGAACATATTGACCATTATATCGTGGAGCATGAAAAAACGGCAAGAAGATTTATAAAAAGTATTGTGCCTAGAAAGTCGCAACCCGATTTACAGTTTCAGCTTATTAACAAGTTTACAGACCAAAGTGAAATTCCGAAAATGTTAGCACCTTGCCTAGAAGGTTTTGACGTAGGTGTAATAAGTGATGCGGGATGCCCAGGAATTGCAGATCCCGGTGCAGCTGTTGTAGAACAAGCGCATCTTCAAAATATAAAAGTGGTTCCGTTGGTGGGGCCGTCTTCGATCCTTATGGCTATGATGGCGAGCGGGTTTAATGGTCAAAATTTTGCCTTTAATGGATACCTTCCTATTGATAAAAAAGAACGTAAAAATGCAATTAAAAGACTCGAAAAAAACTCGGCAGAATACAATCAATCCCAATTATTTATTGAAACTCCTTACCGGAACAACCAAATGCTTGAAAGCTTAACCGCTACTTTGCATCCACAAACAAAAATATGTGTTGCTTGTGATATTACGCTCCCTTCAGAATTTATTAAAACTGATTCTGTAGAAAACTGGAAGCAAAAAAAAGTGGATCTTAATAAAAGACCCACTTTGTTTATCATTCATAAATAAAGTGCACTAAAGCACTTTTGCTTTTTTATTGGGAAGAATAAAAGAAGTATCATACCCACTGAATTTTTTTAGGTAATAGCCTATTGATGTTCCAAAAGCATCATTAAACCCAATAGTTCCTCCACTTCTTAAATACTTTTTTACATTTCCTGCGCCAGCCAAATGTGCTGCAGCCAAGATACCTGATTCAGTCACTTTTATTCCATTAATGTAAGTTCCTGAAAACCTTTTGATATCCTTACGTAATATCCATTTATTTCTAGCAGTATATGCCGAGAAAGCTTCTTCTTGCAAACGGCTATCATTTAAAAATAAATCTGGATTATAAATACCTATCATCTGCAATGTAGCTGAAGCAAATTGATATTTACCCAAATAACCAAACTGGTTAATGGTAGAGTAATCACCACGAGATTCTTTAAAGCCTAATGCTTCTTTAAATCCTACGTATGATTTTCCTAAAAAAAGATAATACTTAGGTTTTACTTCTGTAAAATCTAATGATTCTTCCTTATTAGGAACATGGTACTGCATATCTACATCATCTAAAATGTAGTGCGAAAGGTCAACATTGTTTTTGGTTGTAAAGCCAGTTAATAACAATGCTATAACAATAAGTACGGTTAGTATTCCTGCTATATTTTTTTTCATTTATTTAAAATTTGAGTGAGAAAATTCACACTCATATTTTCAGCGCGCAAATATACACCTTTTTTATTAATCTGATAATTAAACTGTTAAAGTTTGTTAATATGAAAAAACCAGGTATGTCAACCTGGTTTTTTCAATAATTATAATGTCGCCGTGGCATTGTTATCTGGAAGGATTGATGATACATCATAAGCGGCAAAAGTTTGCATATATTTGGTAATAGGAACGTTGTTTGCATCCCTAAAAACAACTTTGCCTTGTGTATCAAGAAATTTCATTACATTTCCTGCTCCTCCCAAATGAGCTGCTGCCAAAAGGCCAGATTCGGTTACTTTTATACCATCTATAATTTGACCTTTATATTCATCAATATAATCCTTAAGTACCCATTTGTTTTTAGAAATAAGCGCTTCAAACGCTTTTTCTTGTAACAAAGGAGAATTTAAAAACTTACTTTTATTGTGAATGCCTACCCAATTAAGTGTAGACCAGCCAAATTGGTATTTTCCCAAATAACCTAGTCTATTAACAGCTTTGTAATTACCACTGCTTTCACTAAAGCCGAGGTCTTCACAAAAGCCAAGGTACGACTTACCAACAAAGGGAATATTCTGCTGGGGATTCATATTTACTTCAAAGTCAAAAGGAACATAAGATAATGCTCCATTAATCTCTGTAGTAAATATAGAACTACTGTAATTCATTTCTTCTTTTGAAGAAAATCCTGTAACACAAAAAACGGTTACAAGCAGTAGCACAGACAATTTCATAAAACGTTTTCTCATGTTTTACTTAGTTTTAAAAATTATAATTATTGCGCCAACACTTCGTGTGAAGGCGTAATAGTCTTAAGTAAAAGCATAGTAGTAGTGATTATGCTTCACGTAAGTTCTATGAAATTTGTATATCAAAGATCGTTACTATTGTATCTATAGTTCGTCAAGAACTACAACAAATATAATTGGGATAAAGGACTGAAAATGAAACATTAACATTGTTTAACCCGTTGTTTTAAAAAGGTTTAACAAAATTTGATACATTAAAATGGAGTAAAAAAAGAGTTATAAAAGGTGTGATCTATCGTTTTACACCTTGCTTAGAAAGCCATTGAACATACTTTGCCTTATTTCGATTGTGTTGTGAAAGCGTTTTGGCAAAAGTATGATAGCCAAAGCGTTCAACATTGGCTACAAAGTAATAATAATCGTGCTTTTCATAATTTAACACAGCATCGATTGAAGAAATATCAGGCATAGCAATAGGCCCTGGAGGCACACCTGCATATTTGTAAGTATTGTAGGGTGAATCCAATTCTAAGTCTTTATATAAAACACGCTTAATCACTTGATCAAAATCTTGTTCGGCACGTTTTTTTGCATAAATAACGGTAGGGTCTGCCTGTAATAACATTCCGCGCTGTAATCGATTAATGTAAACACCGGCCACAGTAGGACGCTCTTCTACTTTTGCAGTTTCTTTTTGCACTATGGCTGCTAGTGACATTACTTCAACCGGTGTCATATCAAGCTTGGCAGCTTTTTGCATTCTGTTTTCATTCCAAAAACGATTGTATTCGGTTTTCATACGTTCGCGAAATGTCTCTGCGCTGCTATTCCAATAAAACTCATAGGTATTGGGGATGTACAAAGTTAAAGCTGTGTCAGGGGTTAAATCAACCTCTTGTAAAAACGCCTTATCTTTCATCGCTTCAAGCAATTCAACACTATCTGCTTCAATTTGTCTTGCAATGGTACCGGCTAAGTCTTCAAGGCGTTCTTGATTATTAAATTTTACCATTACAGGAATATTTTTACTCCGTATGGTATTAATAATCTCGTTATTATTCATTCCTTTTTTTATGATGAAATGCCCTGCTTTAATATTACTAACATATCCTTTTTTTTGAGCGACTGCTGTAAAAGCATCAACATCTTTTAAAATAGGTTCAAATTCTGAAAGTACATCTTGATAGGTCGCATCGCTAGGTATATAAATATGTGCTTCAGAATTATTAAAAGCTGTGTTTGACACAAATACAGTATTGTAAACATACCAAGCAAAACCGCCCATAGCGACCAAACCTAATAATACAACTGCTACTAAAATTTTTTTAATGTACATCGTGAATTAATTGATATAAAAATTCGTTTTTATAAGTACTTCCAGACTTTATCCAGTCTTTCTTAACCCCAGTTTTAACATACCCTGCTTTTGTAAATAATTTGATGCTTTGGATATTATCTTCGGTTATTGAGGCGTATAATTGATGAATATGTAAGTGCTTTATTGCATATTGATTAATAAGTTGTAATGCTTCAAAAGCAAATCCTTGATGTCTGTTTTCTTCAGAAAAAATTATTATCCCCACTCCTGCACGGCTATGTTTTGGATCAAAATCAAATAAATCTATAAAGCCCACAGCTTTTTCAGAAGCTTGTTCACAAATCACTAATCGTAGTTGTTTAACCTCATAAATATCTCTGTGTGCGTTGTCTAGATATTTCTCCAATATATTCTTTGAATACGGCGTTGTGGTATTACTTACCTCCCAGCCGTTTTCATCATTTTCTAGTGCGTAAAGAAAATCCAAATCTGAACGCTCTAAAGCTCGAAGAAATATTTTTTCACCCTTTAATGTGGTCATGACCATGTTCCTTTAAACACCAATGTTGCTTTACCTGTTAAAAACACATCTGAATATCCGGTAGTGGTTTTGGTACTACTTACAGTCAAAACACCTCCGGGGGTTTGCAATTGTATGGTGTCTGCTTTTGTTAAATTTAACTCTCGCATTGCAATCGCTACGGCAGTTACACCGGTACCACAAGACAGTGTTTCATCTTCTACTCCGCGTTCATAAGTTCGTACTGAAAATACAGCTTCTGAAACTTGCTCTACAAAATTAATATTTGCACCTTCTTTTCCGTAGGTTTCATTTCGAAGTCTTTTTCCTTCTGAAAAAACATCAAACGTTGAAATCGCATCAACCAATTCAACGTGGTGTGGTGAACCTGTATTTAAAAAAAGGTAATTGTCACCTTTTTTTATTTCTGAAACATTGTTCATTTTTAAAGAAACAATATTGTTTTCAATGCTTGCAGTATGCATTCCGTCAACAGCTTCAAATTTTGCTGAATTTTGAATTACGCCAAGGTGGTTGGCAAAATGAACAATACATCTGCCTCCGTTGCCACACAAGGTACTTTCATTGCCATCGGCATTATAATAGACCATTTTAAAATCTGCTTGGGTATGGTTTTCCAATAAAATTAAACCATCGGCTCCTATGCCAAATTTACGGTCACAAAGGTGTGCGATGAGTTTGGTATCATTTTTGGAAAAAAATAATTGACGATTATCAATCAAGATAAAATCGTTTCCGGTTCCTTGATATTTAAAAAATTCAAAATTCATTAGCGGCAAAGGTACTAAAAGCTTTGTCCCTATGGAATAGGTATTTCTTGTTAAATACACGTTAAAACTGAAATTTTTAAAAAATATAATCGTCCTTAATATGTTATTTAATTATAAACTATATACTTATGAAACAGACAATTAAATTAATTACAGTTGCGCTGTTTGCCGGTGCAATAACACTAGGAGGATACAAATACTTTGTTGAGCCCGATTCAGAATTTGTTCATAGCGCTACTCAAGAAAGCCCATCATTTATTCCTACCAATTTCCCAAATACTCCTGTAAGCAGTACCAATGCAGATTTTACTGAAGCTGCCGAAAAAACAGTTCATGCAGTGGTTCACGTAAAAAACACAACCATAAGTAGACAACCTACCAATATTATGGAATATTTTAATGGTGGTGGTAGACCGCGAGAGATTGTAGGAGCCGGTAGTGGTGTTATTATTTCTCCAGACGGCTATATAATAACCAATAACCACGTAATTGCAAACGCAGCCGAGCTAGAAGTAACGCTTAATAGCAATAAAATCTATAAAGCTGAACTAATTGGCACAGACCCCAAAACCGATATCGCCCTATTAAAAGTAGATGCTGAAGATGATTTACCATTTATCCCTTTTGGAGATTCAAATAGCATAAAAATTGGAGAGTGGGTACTAGCAGTAGGTAACCCTTTCAATTTAAACTCAACCGTGACAGCTGGTATTATTAGTGCCAAAGCTCGAGATTTAAATCAATTTGACCGCAACCCGCAATCATTTATACAAACCGATGCTGCCGTAAATCGAGGTAATAGCGGTGGTGCTCTGGTAAATGTAAGAGGTGAATTAATAGGAATTAACACCGCCATTACTTCTGAAACAGGTTCGTATGTAGGGTATTCTTTTGCGGTTCCATCAAATAATGCACGTAAAGTAATTGAAGACATTATGGAGTATGGTAATGTACAACGTGCTATTTTAGGTATTAGCGGAGGCTCTTTAAATACAAAAGTTGCTGAAGAACTAGGAATTGATGAAACACAAGGTGTGTATGTGGCTAGTGTTGAAAAAGGAAGCGGCGCCGATAAAAGTGGTCTTAAACAAGGAGATGTTATAAAAAAACTAGACGGACTTTCGGTAAGTAAATTTTCAGATTTATCGGGTTATTTAGGTTCCAAACGTCCTAATGATGTGGTAGATGTAACCATCTTACGCAACGGAAGAGAAAAGCATATTCCTGTAACATTGGTAAAACTAGAGACATTTGAAATTGAAGACCTAGGACTGGAAGTTCGCAATGCAAACTCAGCACTATTAAAGCAACGAGGTGTTGACAACGGTGTTATTGTTTCAAAAACATTAACCAAAGATATGGCTCGCTATAATCTAGAAGGTATCATTATTACAAAAATCAATGATGAAAAAATAGACGATATAGATGATGCAAAACGCATTATGACCAATCGTGATTACAATGCGCCTATTAAAATGACCTTTGTAAATCAACGCGGTGAGTTAAACTCGTTCATCTTCAGATAGTAGGTTAATAATTTCTGAAGAGGCACCCCTTATAAATAGATTTTATCAAGGGGTGTTTTTTTAGTTTAAAATTAACTTCCCCATACCGAAGAAAATGCCTATTTTTGCAGCGATTTTTAAACCCTTAAACAACACAACCATGAGCTTTGATGAAGTTTATGAAAAAGAACTTTCTTTTCAAACTGACCGCCGTAAGGCTTCCGTAGAATTTATTAAAATTGTTAGTGACCTTTGGTATGACAAATCTATTGAATTGGTGCTTTTCCGTAATCAATTAATAGACCGTAACGTAAGTGAAATATTAAATCTTCACGAGTATGCGGGAGAATTTGTTCAAAAACCTATCTCTATTTTTGATTCTGTAGAAATTGCTCAAGCAATTAAAACGCTTGATATTCCGCCGGCAAAATTGGATATTGGTAAACTAACGTATGAATACCACCTAGAAGATAATCAACACGAGAATGCAATTGCCTTTGTAAGTGATAAACTTAAAAATGCAAAAGAGAAAGAAAACATTTCACCAAAAGATGTTGTGTTGTATGGTTTTGGCCGTATAGGACGTTTATTAGCTCGTGAATTAATGACTCGTACCGGGCAAGGCAACCAACTTAGGTTGCGTGCCATTGTAGTACGCGGTAATGTTGATCAAACCATTCTTGAAAAAAGAGCTTCATTATTACAAAATGATTCTGTACACGGTGATTTTCCGGGTACGGTTCGAGTTGATTTAGAAAATAAAGCTTTGGTGATCAATGGAACAACTGTTCATATTATTTCGGCAAACGCTCCTGAAGATATTGATTATACTGAGTTTGGTATTGAAAATGCTTTAATTATTGATAATACAGGTGCTTTTAGAGATGAAGAAGCTTTATCAAGACACTTAAAGGCAAAAGGCGCTGCAAAAGTGTTATTGACAGCACCAGGAAAAGGTGTGCCAAACATTGTACACGGTGTAAACCACAAGGAATACAACCCTGAGAAAGTAGATATATTCTCAGCTGCCTCTTGTACTACCAATGCTATTACTCCGGTATTAAAAGCTGTTGAGGATTCATTAGGAGTAGTTCACGGTCATTTAGAAACCATTCACGCTTACACCAACGACCAAAACCTGGTTGATAATATGCATAAAAAATACCGTAGAGGTCGTGCAGCGGCATTAAATATGGTAATTACTGAAACAGGTGCTGGTAAAGCAGTTTCAAAAGCATTGCCTTCTTTTGAAGGAAAATTAACTTCAAATGCTATTAGAGTACCGGTTCCTAATGGTTCCTTGGCGATTCTTAACTTAGAGTTAGAAGCAAAAACATCAAAAGATGCTATCAACTCTATTATGAAAAAATATGCGCTAGAAGGCAACTTAGTAGAGCAAATTAAGTATTCATTAAGCAACGAACTAGTATCTAGTGATATCGTTGGTTCTTCTGCTCCTTCTATATATGATAGTAATGCTACTATAGTAACCGAAGACGGTAAAAACGCTGTACTTTATGTATGGTACGATAACGAATACGGATATAGCCATCAGGTAATTCGCTTAGCAAAATACATTGCTGAAGTAAGACGTTATACCTACTATTAGTAAGACGTAAATAAATTTATTGTAAAAGCCTCACCTTTCTTGTGAGGCTTTTTTTATGACTTCATTAACTGAAAGTCAGTCACATTTCGTTGAAATTTGATACAAAGTCCCAAAGTGATGACTGATAAAAAAAAGAAAAAAAGACGCAGCTATAAGAAAAAACGCTACACTGTACCCATTATCTTGTTGGTGTTGGTAATAGCGTTTAGGCTGTACTTACCCACGCTTGTAAAAAACTATGTAAACAAAGTATTAGCAGATATTCCCGGGTATTATGGTCAAGTTGAAGATATTGACATTGCTTTATATCGAGGCGCCTATGTCATAAAAGGAATGTATTTAAATAAGGTGAATGCAAAAACGCAAGTACCTTTTTTAAAATTTCCGAAGAGTGACATCTCTATAGAATGGAAATCTCTTTTTAAAGGTAAGATTGTAAGTGAGATTATCATGTACAATCCCGAGGTGATTTATGTATTTGAAGACCAAAAACAACCTACAGAAGGTGAAGAAGCCAATGTAGATGATTGGACCAAAGCCTTAACAGATATTGTTCCATTAGAAATAAACAACTTTGAAGCCTACAACGGTAAATTGGCCTTTGTGCAATTACAAGCAGACCCCAACATTGATTTGTTTATTAATGATCTAGACCTCACCGCCAAAAACCTACGCAATGTAGTTGAAAAAGAACGTACTCTTCCCTCACCTATCACCGCAAGAGGCGTTTCTATTGGTAATGGAAAAGTTGCAATAGACGGAAATATTAATTTAATAAAGGAAATTCCAGATATGGATGTCTCCTTTTCTCTTGAAGAAGCAAATGTAACGGCACTCAATGACTTTACCCGTCATTATGCAGGTCTTGATTTTGACAGAGGAACATTTGGATTATATAGTGAAGTAGCCATAGCAGATGGAAATTTAAAGGGCTACATAAAACCGCTATTAATAGACACCAAACTTATAGGAAAAGATGATGGATTTTTAGGTGTACTTTGGGAAGGCTTTGTAGGTCTCTTTAAGTTTATTCTAAAAAACCAAGGAACCGATACGCTCGCAACGCGTGTACCCCTTGAAGGTGATTTAAATAATGTAGAAGCAGGTGTTTGGCCTACGGTATTTAATATTTTTGAAAATGCTTGGATCAAAGCCTTTAAAGGTGAAATTGATGATGATATAGATTTTGAAGATGCTTTTAACGACCCTAATCTTACCAAAGAAGAAAAACGAGAACTGCGAAAAAAAAGGAGAGAACAACGTAGAGAAAAACGTAAAGAAGAACGAAAAAATGACACCACCAAAGGTTTTTTTGGTAGGTTATTTGACGGCAAAGAAAAAGAAAATGACAACAGCAAATAAAAAAAGATGACCACAATTCAAGCTACCAAAAAACATTTAGATCAATTAGCGCCTCTTTTCAATGCGTATCGTATCTTTTACAAACAAACCGATAGTATTGAAACAGCAAAAGCGTTTTTAAAAGACCGGTTTCAGCAAGAGGATTCAATAATTTTTATGGCTTTCACTTCAGAAGAAAAAGCGGTTGGTTTTACGCAATTATACCCAACATTTTCTTCGGTTTCAGTACAAAGAAGTTATATATTGAACGATTTATTTGTAGCTTCAGAATATAGAGGAAAAGGATTTGGCGAGGCTTTATTAAATCGTGCCAAGCAATTTGCAAGGGCTGAAAACAGCAAAGGACTCACACTAGAGACCGAAACAAATAATCCGGCTCAACATTTATATGAACGCCTGGGGTGGAAAAAAGATGAGCATGTATTTCATTATTCTTGGGAGGTTTAATTGTTCTATTTTTACTGTATTTTTACAAAAAAAAGAATGGATCATTTTACTAAACTGGAAGAGCTTCTAGATCGAGCAAACCTAGATATTAAAAACGGAAAGTATGATGAAGCTTCTAATACGTTGGAAAAAATTATTGATACCGATCCAGATTTTGGCAAAGCCTACAATCACTTAGGGTTCCTCTATGATGTAAAATTTAAAGAGTATGAAAAAGGAGAAACACTCTATAAGCTTTGCCTTGAAAAAAGCCCTTTATATCCCGCTGTTTATTATAATTACGCTATTTTATTATCCAATTTGGGTAAATGGGAAGCGCTTAAAGAGCTTTTAGACCAAGCAATGAATATTCCTGGAGTAACCAAAGCTACGATACTCAACGAATATGCGATTATGTATGAGCAGCAAGGAGAACTTGAAAAGGCAATAGAATATTATAAAAAAACCGGTTTAAGCACTCTAGATAAAAACGTATTGAATAGAGTTAAAGATTCCATAGACCGCTGCAAAGCAAAAAAAGAATTATTATAATGCGTATTGATATTATCACGGTAGTTCCAGATTTATTAAGAAGCCCTTTTGAAGCTTCTATTTTGCAACGAGCCATAGATAAAAAATTGGTTTCGGTACACTTACACAACTTGCGAGAGTATTCATCAAATGCTTATAAGCAAATAGACGACTATCAATATGGTGGCGGAGCAGGAATGGTTATGATGATTGAGCCTATTGATAAGTGTATCACAAAACTTAAGTCTGAAAGAGAGTATGACGAAATCATTTATATGACTCCAGATGGCGCTACTTTCAACCAAAAAACAGCCAATGAATTGTCTACCAAAAAGAATATCATCCTTCTTTGCGGCCATTATAAAGGTGTAGATCAACGTGTTCGTGATCATTTTATCACCCGCGAAATTTCGGTGGGAGACTTTGTTTTAAGTGGCGGTGAGCTAGGTGCGGCAATTGTTGCAGATGCCGTAATAAGACTTATTCCCG harbors:
- a CDS encoding SAM-dependent methyltransferase, which translates into the protein MQPQKGNLYLIPCTLGDTPPLEVLPLLVKKAVEHIDHYIVEHEKTARRFIKSIVPRKSQPDLQFQLINKFTDQSEIPKMLAPCLEGFDVGVISDAGCPGIADPGAAVVEQAHLQNIKVVPLVGPSSILMAMMASGFNGQNFAFNGYLPIDKKERKNAIKRLEKNSAEYNQSQLFIETPYRNNQMLESLTATLHPQTKICVACDITLPSEFIKTDSVENWKQKKVDLNKRPTLFIIHK
- a CDS encoding peptidoglycan-binding protein LysM, with translation MKKNIAGILTVLIVIALLLTGFTTKNNVDLSHYILDDVDMQYHVPNKEESLDFTEVKPKYYLFLGKSYVGFKEALGFKESRGDYSTINQFGYLGKYQFASATLQMIGIYNPDLFLNDSRLQEEAFSAYTARNKWILRKDIKRFSGTYINGIKVTESGILAAAHLAGAGNVKKYLRSGGTIGFNDAFGTSIGYYLKKFSGYDTSFILPNKKAKVL
- the mltG gene encoding endolytic transglycosylase MltG, which translates into the protein MYIKKILVAVVLLGLVAMGGFAWYVYNTVFVSNTAFNNSEAHIYIPSDATYQDVLSEFEPILKDVDAFTAVAQKKGYVSNIKAGHFIIKKGMNNNEIINTIRSKNIPVMVKFNNQERLEDLAGTIARQIEADSVELLEAMKDKAFLQEVDLTPDTALTLYIPNTYEFYWNSSAETFRERMKTEYNRFWNENRMQKAAKLDMTPVEVMSLAAIVQKETAKVEERPTVAGVYINRLQRGMLLQADPTVIYAKKRAEQDFDQVIKRVLYKDLELDSPYNTYKYAGVPPGPIAMPDISSIDAVLNYEKHDYYYFVANVERFGYHTFAKTLSQHNRNKAKYVQWLSKQGVKR
- a CDS encoding GNAT family N-acetyltransferase, with translation MTTLKGEKIFLRALERSDLDFLYALENDENGWEVSNTTTPYSKNILEKYLDNAHRDIYEVKQLRLVICEQASEKAVGFIDLFDFDPKHSRAGVGIIIFSEENRHQGFAFEALQLINQYAIKHLHIHQLYASITEDNIQSIKLFTKAGYVKTGVKKDWIKSGSTYKNEFLYQLIHDVH
- the dapF gene encoding diaminopimelate epimerase; this translates as MNFEFFKYQGTGNDFILIDNRQLFFSKNDTKLIAHLCDRKFGIGADGLILLENHTQADFKMVYYNADGNESTLCGNGGRCIVHFANHLGVIQNSAKFEAVDGMHTASIENNIVSLKMNNVSEIKKGDNYLFLNTGSPHHVELVDAISTFDVFSEGKRLRNETYGKEGANINFVEQVSEAVFSVRTYERGVEDETLSCGTGVTAVAIAMRELNLTKADTIQLQTPGGVLTVSSTKTTTGYSDVFLTGKATLVFKGTWS
- a CDS encoding trypsin-like peptidase domain-containing protein: MKQTIKLITVALFAGAITLGGYKYFVEPDSEFVHSATQESPSFIPTNFPNTPVSSTNADFTEAAEKTVHAVVHVKNTTISRQPTNIMEYFNGGGRPREIVGAGSGVIISPDGYIITNNHVIANAAELEVTLNSNKIYKAELIGTDPKTDIALLKVDAEDDLPFIPFGDSNSIKIGEWVLAVGNPFNLNSTVTAGIISAKARDLNQFDRNPQSFIQTDAAVNRGNSGGALVNVRGELIGINTAITSETGSYVGYSFAVPSNNARKVIEDIMEYGNVQRAILGISGGSLNTKVAEELGIDETQGVYVASVEKGSGADKSGLKQGDVIKKLDGLSVSKFSDLSGYLGSKRPNDVVDVTILRNGREKHIPVTLVKLETFEIEDLGLEVRNANSALLKQRGVDNGVIVSKTLTKDMARYNLEGIIITKINDEKIDDIDDAKRIMTNRDYNAPIKMTFVNQRGELNSFIFR
- a CDS encoding glyceraldehyde-3-phosphate dehydrogenase yields the protein MSFDEVYEKELSFQTDRRKASVEFIKIVSDLWYDKSIELVLFRNQLIDRNVSEILNLHEYAGEFVQKPISIFDSVEIAQAIKTLDIPPAKLDIGKLTYEYHLEDNQHENAIAFVSDKLKNAKEKENISPKDVVLYGFGRIGRLLARELMTRTGQGNQLRLRAIVVRGNVDQTILEKRASLLQNDSVHGDFPGTVRVDLENKALVINGTTVHIISANAPEDIDYTEFGIENALIIDNTGAFRDEEALSRHLKAKGAAKVLLTAPGKGVPNIVHGVNHKEYNPEKVDIFSAASCTTNAITPVLKAVEDSLGVVHGHLETIHAYTNDQNLVDNMHKKYRRGRAAALNMVITETGAGKAVSKALPSFEGKLTSNAIRVPVPNGSLAILNLELEAKTSKDAINSIMKKYALEGNLVEQIKYSLSNELVSSDIVGSSAPSIYDSNATIVTEDGKNAVLYVWYDNEYGYSHQVIRLAKYIAEVRRYTYY
- a CDS encoding DUF748 domain-containing protein; its protein translation is MTDKKKKKRRSYKKKRYTVPIILLVLVIAFRLYLPTLVKNYVNKVLADIPGYYGQVEDIDIALYRGAYVIKGMYLNKVNAKTQVPFLKFPKSDISIEWKSLFKGKIVSEIIMYNPEVIYVFEDQKQPTEGEEANVDDWTKALTDIVPLEINNFEAYNGKLAFVQLQADPNIDLFINDLDLTAKNLRNVVEKERTLPSPITARGVSIGNGKVAIDGNINLIKEIPDMDVSFSLEEANVTALNDFTRHYAGLDFDRGTFGLYSEVAIADGNLKGYIKPLLIDTKLIGKDDGFLGVLWEGFVGLFKFILKNQGTDTLATRVPLEGDLNNVEAGVWPTVFNIFENAWIKAFKGEIDDDIDFEDAFNDPNLTKEEKRELRKKRREQRREKRKEERKNDTTKGFFGRLFDGKEKENDNSK
- a CDS encoding N-acetyltransferase — its product is MTTIQATKKHLDQLAPLFNAYRIFYKQTDSIETAKAFLKDRFQQEDSIIFMAFTSEEKAVGFTQLYPTFSSVSVQRSYILNDLFVASEYRGKGFGEALLNRAKQFARAENSKGLTLETETNNPAQHLYERLGWKKDEHVFHYSWEV
- a CDS encoding tetratricopeptide repeat protein; its protein translation is MDHFTKLEELLDRANLDIKNGKYDEASNTLEKIIDTDPDFGKAYNHLGFLYDVKFKEYEKGETLYKLCLEKSPLYPAVYYNYAILLSNLGKWEALKELLDQAMNIPGVTKATILNEYAIMYEQQGELEKAIEYYKKTGLSTLDKNVLNRVKDSIDRCKAKKELL
- the trmD gene encoding tRNA (guanosine(37)-N1)-methyltransferase TrmD translates to MRIDIITVVPDLLRSPFEASILQRAIDKKLVSVHLHNLREYSSNAYKQIDDYQYGGGAGMVMMIEPIDKCITKLKSEREYDEIIYMTPDGATFNQKTANELSTKKNIILLCGHYKGVDQRVRDHFITREISVGDFVLSGGELGAAIVADAVIRLIPGVLGNETSALTDSFQDDLLAPPVYTRPAEYKGWKVPEILTSGNTPKIEQWREDQALQRTQKLRPDLLE